A single Streptococcus thermophilus DNA region contains:
- a CDS encoding MmcQ family protein yields MTFEDAYFKQKVLKHDSLEPFGFITSEKGYELRKPLMAEGFEDRLFIDLEGKLTGQVVDIDFDES; encoded by the coding sequence ATGACTTTTGAGGATGCTTATTTTAAACAGAAAGTCCTAAAACATGATAGCCTGGAGCCTTTTGGTTTTATAACTAGTGAGAAAGGCTACGAGCTCAGAAAACCACTAATGGCTGAAGGATTTGAGGATCGACTATTCATTGATTTAGAAGGTAAGTTGACAGGGCAGGTTGTTGATATTGATTTTGACGAGTCTTAA
- a CDS encoding MmcQ/YjbR family DNA-binding protein, translating to MFSSPPDNRLANFIVKEFSDQADHPFEKYPDYLSFRVDGKWYALFFPLKGEKLALSGEKANLVYDVVNIKVDPRQMDKLLDLDGIYPSYHMSKKNLDKPCFR from the coding sequence TTGTTTTCATCCCCGCCAGATAATCGTCTGGCTAATTTTATAGTTAAGGAATTTTCAGACCAAGCTGACCATCCTTTTGAGAAATATCCAGACTATCTTTCCTTTCGGGTTGATGGTAAGTGGTATGCCCTATTTTTCCCTCTCAAGGGTGAGAAACTAGCACTTAGTGGAGAAAAGGCGAATTTAGTCTATGATGTGGTTAACATCAAGGTCGATCCAAGGCAGATGGATAAGCTCTTAGACTTAGATGGAATTTATCCTAGTTACCATATGTCCAAGAAGAACTTGGATAAGCCTTGTTTTAGATGA
- a CDS encoding glycerate kinase, with amino-acid sequence MRILIAPDSFKESLSAKEVALALKSGLEKALPDADFDLMPIGDGGEGTLDALAENLNLEKKTVKIPHAYTGDGSVPYASNGQTAIFEMAAVCGLEQVPKDKRNPLCITTQGVGELIVHLVKSGISDFIIGVGGSATNDGGIGMAYGLGYRFYDSEGRELEPIGANLGHVKKVSSKNKLDLSNVTIRLITDVDNPLCGLNGATYIFGGQKGLAPSQVKKVDQNMAQFYQGFAPEVPKLAGSGAGGGMAAGMVAFAGAEIKSGIDFVLDCVDFDQRVKTADLVIVGEGRMDNQSLSGKAPVGVAKRTPSAISVIAICGSLKNDLPDFPVGGISAAFPIIGQLGDLDQILSSAKENLYRTGLNIGNLIKLSQSL; translated from the coding sequence ATGCGAATTCTGATTGCACCTGATTCGTTTAAGGAAAGTTTGTCTGCAAAAGAGGTTGCCCTAGCTCTTAAATCGGGCCTTGAAAAGGCCTTACCAGACGCTGATTTTGACCTCATGCCAATAGGCGATGGTGGCGAAGGTACCTTAGATGCTCTTGCTGAAAATCTAAATCTTGAGAAGAAAACTGTTAAGATTCCACATGCTTATACAGGTGATGGATCTGTCCCCTATGCTAGTAATGGGCAGACTGCCATTTTTGAAATGGCTGCGGTTTGTGGCTTGGAGCAGGTACCTAAGGATAAACGCAACCCCCTTTGTATAACAACCCAGGGAGTCGGTGAACTGATTGTTCACTTGGTTAAATCTGGTATTAGTGATTTTATTATAGGTGTAGGTGGATCAGCTACTAATGATGGCGGAATTGGTATGGCTTATGGATTAGGTTATCGTTTTTATGATTCTGAGGGGCGGGAGCTTGAGCCAATAGGTGCCAATCTTGGTCACGTTAAAAAGGTGTCTTCTAAAAATAAACTTGATCTATCTAATGTAACTATTCGTCTTATCACCGATGTGGATAATCCTTTGTGTGGTTTAAATGGGGCAACCTATATTTTTGGTGGTCAAAAGGGCTTGGCACCTTCACAAGTTAAAAAGGTTGACCAAAACATGGCTCAATTCTACCAAGGATTTGCTCCTGAGGTTCCAAAACTAGCTGGTTCAGGTGCTGGAGGGGGAATGGCAGCAGGAATGGTAGCCTTTGCAGGAGCAGAAATTAAGTCGGGGATTGATTTTGTACTGGATTGTGTCGATTTTGACCAGCGTGTAAAAACAGCTGATTTGGTTATTGTTGGGGAAGGACGTATGGATAATCAGTCCTTATCTGGTAAAGCACCAGTAGGTGTAGCTAAACGAACACCATCGGCTATCTCAGTTATCGCTATTTGTGGCAGTTTGAAGAATGACTTACCTGATTTTCCAGTAGGTGGCATTTCAGCCGCTTTTCCAATCATTGGTCAATTAGGTGACTTAGATCAAATTCTGTCTTCGGCTAAGGAAAATCTCTATCGAACAGGACTCAATATTGGAAACCTCATCAAGTTGAGTCAGTCATTGTGA
- a CDS encoding YueI family protein gives MTSLEDKVFQCASGEKRLNPDELRQYFGTYAERVVLAVLLEDAEKKIVIEHFPLILKKLLAVYPNHSLKLSPNLSDQTQFTYIKDAQTLNISATIVDEAKAHSPYGIVVHSDKAENLDKILFSELYPDILAPKQTEQIVEKRGFFTKLFGK, from the coding sequence ATGACTTCACTTGAAGATAAAGTGTTCCAATGCGCCAGTGGCGAAAAACGCCTGAATCCCGATGAACTTCGTCAGTATTTTGGTACCTATGCAGAACGTGTAGTCCTAGCTGTTTTATTGGAAGATGCTGAAAAGAAAATCGTAATAGAACACTTTCCACTGATTTTAAAGAAGTTATTAGCAGTTTACCCCAACCATAGTCTAAAGCTTTCACCTAACCTATCTGATCAGACACAGTTCACCTATATCAAGGACGCTCAAACACTGAATATTTCTGCAACTATTGTGGATGAAGCAAAAGCACACTCACCGTATGGTATTGTTGTGCATAGTGATAAGGCCGAAAACCTTGATAAGATACTATTCTCAGAGCTCTATCCTGATATTCTTGCTCCCAAGCAAACTGAGCAAATCGTTGAAAAAAGGGGATTTTTTACTAAGCTATTTGGAAAATAA
- the eno gene encoding surface-displayed alpha-enolase, with protein MSIITDVYAREVLDSRGNPTLEVEVYTESGAFGRGMVPSGASTGEHEAVELRDGDKARYGGLGTQKAVDNVNNVIAEHIIGFDVRDQQGIDRAMIALDGTPNKGKLGANAILGVSIAVARAAADYLEVPLYSYLGGFNTKVLPTPMMNIINGGSHSDAPIAFQEFMIVPAGAPTFKEALRWGAEIFHALKKILKERGLETAVGDEGGFAPRFDGTEDGVETIIKAIEAAGYVPGKDVFIGLDCASSEFYDAERKVYDYTKFEGEGAAVRTAAEQIDYLEELVNKYPIITIEDGMDENDWDGWKSLTERLGGKVQLVGDDFFVTNTAYLEKGIAEHAANSILIKVNQIGTLTETFDAIEMAKEAGYTAVVSHRSGETEDSTIADIAVATNAGQIKTGSLSRTDRIAKYNQLLRIEDQLGEVAEYRGLKSFYNLKK; from the coding sequence ATGTCAATTATTACTGATGTCTACGCACGTGAAGTCCTTGACTCACGCGGTAACCCAACACTTGAAGTAGAAGTTTACACTGAATCTGGTGCATTCGGTCGCGGTATGGTTCCTTCAGGAGCATCAACTGGTGAACACGAAGCAGTAGAACTTCGTGATGGTGACAAAGCTCGTTACGGTGGTCTTGGTACTCAAAAAGCAGTTGATAACGTAAACAACGTTATTGCTGAGCACATCATCGGATTCGACGTACGTGATCAACAAGGTATTGACCGCGCAATGATCGCTCTTGACGGTACTCCAAACAAAGGTAAACTTGGTGCCAACGCTATTCTTGGTGTGTCTATCGCTGTAGCACGCGCAGCTGCTGACTACCTTGAAGTTCCACTTTACAGCTACCTTGGCGGATTCAACACTAAAGTTCTTCCAACTCCAATGATGAACATCATCAACGGTGGTTCTCACTCAGACGCTCCAATCGCTTTCCAAGAATTTATGATTGTACCTGCTGGTGCACCAACATTCAAAGAAGCGCTTCGTTGGGGTGCTGAAATCTTCCACGCGCTTAAGAAAATCCTTAAAGAACGTGGACTTGAAACAGCCGTAGGTGACGAAGGTGGTTTCGCACCTCGTTTCGACGGAACTGAAGATGGTGTTGAAACTATCATCAAAGCTATCGAAGCTGCTGGATATGTACCAGGTAAAGACGTATTTATCGGACTTGACTGTGCATCATCTGAATTCTACGATGCAGAACGTAAAGTTTACGACTACACTAAATTTGAAGGTGAAGGCGCTGCTGTTCGTACTGCTGCAGAACAAATCGACTACCTTGAAGAATTGGTTAACAAATACCCAATCATCACTATCGAAGATGGTATGGACGAAAACGACTGGGACGGTTGGAAATCTCTTACTGAACGTCTTGGTGGTAAAGTTCAATTGGTTGGTGACGACTTCTTCGTAACTAACACTGCTTACCTTGAAAAAGGTATTGCAGAACACGCTGCTAACTCAATCCTTATCAAAGTTAACCAAATCGGTACTTTGACTGAAACTTTTGACGCTATCGAAATGGCGAAAGAAGCTGGATACACAGCAGTAGTATCACACCGTTCAGGTGAAACTGAAGATTCAACAATCGCTGATATTGCAGTTGCAACTAACGCTGGTCAAATTAAGACAGGTTCATTGTCACGTACTGACCGTATTGCTAAATACAACCAATTGCTTCGTATCGAAGACCAACTTGGTGAAGTTGCAGAATACCGTGGTTTGAAATCATTCTACAACTTGAAAAAATAA
- a CDS encoding tyrosine-type recombinase/integrase, with protein MTMWVEELPNGKYKYFERYKDAYTEKWKRVSVTLTSCSNRAKKEAQRLLDDKIAQKIESSSTTNVSFHSAFNEWWEFHQKQIKLSSIKSLAASVKRISDAIEQGTILSNINVRLIQSLLDTEDWTDSQKYRAKTVLNTFFDYAIDQQLISDNPSRKARLPKKKNKLEKKQAAKNKYLEPDEYSRLLRELYRKDITLRYALACEFMLLNGCRIGELAGLTVSDYHKETRSLDIHTSFNRYIPENEGTKTVASYRTTYLTNREMEIIDQMLELKELSETTNPDWYHSDKIFTTNTGKPIHSTILSASLQRANARLEKPIDKHLSPHIFRHTTISILAENNVPLKTIMDRVGHADSEVTTSIYTHVTRNMKDQAVNILDNVITNNFAPSLPL; from the coding sequence ATGACAATGTGGGTAGAAGAGTTACCAAATGGAAAATATAAATATTTCGAAAGATACAAGGACGCCTATACTGAAAAATGGAAGAGAGTATCTGTAACGCTTACTAGTTGCTCAAATCGAGCAAAGAAAGAAGCTCAACGCTTGCTTGATGATAAGATAGCTCAGAAAATAGAGTCATCAAGCACTACTAATGTATCGTTCCATAGTGCTTTCAACGAGTGGTGGGAATTTCATCAAAAACAGATTAAGTTAAGCTCAATCAAGAGCCTTGCAGCATCCGTTAAGCGAATATCTGACGCTATCGAACAAGGAACTATCCTATCAAATATCAATGTCAGACTTATCCAATCCTTGCTAGACACTGAAGACTGGACAGATTCACAGAAATATCGTGCCAAGACGGTATTAAATACATTCTTCGATTATGCTATTGATCAACAATTGATTAGCGATAATCCGTCGAGAAAGGCACGATTACCAAAGAAAAAGAATAAACTTGAGAAAAAGCAAGCCGCCAAGAATAAATACTTAGAACCAGACGAATACAGTCGATTACTGAGAGAGCTCTACCGAAAAGACATAACACTGAGATATGCTCTAGCGTGCGAGTTTATGCTCTTGAATGGTTGTCGTATTGGCGAATTAGCTGGTCTGACTGTTTCAGACTATCACAAGGAAACACGTTCTTTGGATATACACACCTCTTTCAACAGATACATACCAGAGAATGAAGGAACAAAAACAGTCGCTAGTTACCGAACTACATACCTAACTAATCGAGAAATGGAAATCATTGACCAGATGCTAGAGTTAAAAGAGTTAAGTGAAACAACCAATCCAGATTGGTATCATAGCGATAAGATTTTCACGACAAATACTGGCAAACCTATCCACAGCACTATTTTGAGTGCATCACTCCAACGGGCTAATGCCAGATTGGAAAAACCTATCGATAAGCATCTATCCCCTCACATTTTCAGGCATACCACCATAAGCATACTGGCTGAGAACAATGTTCCACTAAAAACTATCATGGATAGGGTTGGTCATGCTGACTCGGAAGTCACTACTAGCATCTATACTCACGTCACAAGAAACATGAAAGACCAAGCCGTCAATATTTTAGATAATGTCATAACAAATAATTTTGCCCCTTCCTTGCCCCTTTAG
- a CDS encoding Ltp family lipoprotein, which yields MKKLLSFGLLSLSIIALAACSQTKSTSSQTSKTSEAKTEQSSESKVPKEYRTAVSKAKQYASTVPMSKEGLRSQLVSFEKYSQEASDYAVDNAGIDYNKQALEKAKQYQDTLAMSPDAIRDQLVNFDKFTQEEADYAVANLK from the coding sequence ATGAAAAAATTATTGTCTTTTGGCTTACTAAGCCTTTCTATTATTGCTCTTGCTGCTTGTTCTCAAACCAAAAGCACGTCTTCTCAGACTAGCAAGACGTCAGAGGCTAAAACCGAGCAATCAAGTGAGAGCAAAGTGCCTAAAGAGTACAGAACGGCGGTGAGCAAAGCTAAGCAGTACGCTAGTACTGTTCCCATGTCTAAGGAGGGGTTGCGTTCTCAACTAGTAAGTTTTGAAAAGTACTCTCAAGAGGCTTCTGACTACGCTGTAGACAACGCTGGTATTGACTATAACAAACAGGCTCTTGAAAAAGCGAAGCAATATCAAGACACTTTAGCCATGTCCCCAGACGCAATACGTGATCAATTGGTAAATTTTGACAAATTCACTCAAGAAGAAGCTGACTACGCTGTTGCTAATCTTAAATAA
- a CDS encoding ImmA/IrrE family metallo-endopeptidase gives MNESELLEQFGVSLCEFSSSQWPRDGFLDPINRVVYINRDLPTERRLKVLLHELGHLEHDPKHYERLREKYEAQANRNMIHELLKNENLDNFNYIHFMKKYNLTTICDETFVKNEYLKLIET, from the coding sequence ATGAATGAAAGTGAATTGCTTGAGCAGTTCGGCGTTTCTCTTTGTGAATTTAGCTCTAGCCAGTGGCCACGAGATGGGTTTTTAGACCCTATTAACCGTGTGGTCTACATCAATAGGGATTTACCAACCGAAAGACGTTTAAAGGTCCTACTGCACGAATTAGGGCACTTAGAACACGACCCTAAACACTATGAGCGTCTGCGAGAGAAATATGAGGCTCAAGCAAATAGAAATATGATCCATGAACTGTTGAAAAACGAAAATCTGGACAATTTTAACTATATACACTTCATGAAAAAATACAATCTCACCACTATTTGTGATGAGACTTTTGTAAAAAATGAATACTTAAAGTTAATAGAAACCTGA
- a CDS encoding helix-turn-helix domain-containing protein, with protein MRNNDEIISLIKSYLDNSSMSMSELANKAGVSKSTLSRYLSGSRVFPLNKADDFARALGLTTEQFLNVKPSPKDTSPTDIDEIIANAMMFDGKPLTDDDKRAIRGIIAGYMSSKEK; from the coding sequence ATGAGAAACAACGATGAAATTATTTCACTAATAAAAAGCTATTTAGACAACAGTTCCATGTCAATGTCAGAATTAGCAAATAAAGCTGGGGTTTCAAAATCGACTTTATCAAGATATCTTTCAGGTAGTCGGGTGTTCCCGCTGAATAAAGCTGATGATTTCGCTCGCGCTTTAGGTTTAACAACAGAACAATTCTTGAATGTGAAACCTAGCCCGAAAGATACTTCTCCAACCGATATCGATGAAATAATAGCAAATGCCATGATGTTCGATGGCAAACCGCTGACTGATGATGATAAACGTGCTATCCGTGGTATTATTGCAGGTTATATGAGTAGCAAGGAAAAGTGA
- a CDS encoding helix-turn-helix domain-containing protein, protein MKVDLLRVKAERVAKGYTQAQMAERMGLARDQYNKRENGRISFSADELITLANLLGYNKDEIGIFFKQIVPETQQ, encoded by the coding sequence ATGAAAGTTGATTTGCTTCGTGTGAAGGCCGAGCGGGTAGCAAAGGGATATACACAGGCACAGATGGCTGAACGAATGGGTTTAGCTCGTGACCAGTATAATAAGAGAGAAAATGGAAGAATCTCATTTTCTGCTGACGAACTTATTACACTAGCCAACCTTTTAGGATATAACAAAGATGAAATTGGTATTTTTTTTAAACAAATCGTTCCCGAAACGCAACAATAA
- a CDS encoding DUF3102 domain-containing protein yields the protein MNEIALSNNLSQIELEIKHHKQIAGQSIWEIGRRLQHVKENNLVHGDFGKWLDDIKISHSEARKMMTIAKQLSSNRSTLNDLGTSALYLIATLPEEEKQEQIEKIEQGESPTVRELQEVRRRLKLKDQALEAVKGELERVKRTKVTEKVIEKEIIPQDYQATQDLNKQLLGKNKDLADELDSVKRSLRLKEASYEMLEKETSEALALKESIEHLRADKEKLENSVTNIFNLSKLVTKFEDFFDEEMAPLRFKTLIQGIGKDAQIEKLRDILTLTENWLDEMNKIIPENGRTIIEGEIINE from the coding sequence ATGAACGAAATAGCATTATCAAATAATCTTTCTCAAATTGAGTTAGAGATAAAACACCATAAGCAAATTGCTGGGCAATCAATTTGGGAAATTGGGAGAAGATTACAACACGTCAAAGAAAATAATCTCGTTCACGGAGATTTCGGAAAATGGCTAGATGACATAAAAATTTCACACAGTGAAGCTAGAAAGATGATGACGATAGCGAAACAACTCTCTTCAAATCGTTCAACGTTGAACGATTTAGGGACATCAGCCCTCTACTTAATCGCAACACTTCCAGAGGAAGAGAAGCAAGAGCAAATTGAAAAGATTGAACAAGGAGAATCACCAACAGTCAGAGAATTGCAAGAGGTAAGACGTCGTCTCAAACTCAAAGACCAAGCACTGGAAGCGGTCAAGGGTGAATTGGAACGTGTCAAACGAACAAAGGTCACTGAAAAGGTAATTGAAAAGGAAATCATCCCACAAGATTACCAAGCTACGCAAGACCTCAACAAACAACTACTAGGCAAAAATAAAGACCTAGCGGACGAGCTTGATTCAGTCAAAAGGAGCTTACGACTTAAGGAAGCATCTTATGAAATGCTCGAAAAAGAAACATCAGAAGCATTAGCCTTGAAAGAGTCTATTGAGCACTTACGAGCTGATAAGGAAAAGCTAGAAAATAGCGTGACTAATATCTTTAATCTCAGTAAGCTTGTTACCAAGTTTGAAGACTTCTTTGACGAAGAAATGGCACCGCTCAGATTTAAAACGCTTATTCAAGGCATTGGAAAAGACGCTCAGATTGAAAAACTCAGAGATATCTTGACACTAACTGAAAATTGGCTAGACGAAATGAACAAGATTATCCCAGAGAATGGAAGAACAATTATAGAAGGAGAAATCATAAATGAGTAA
- a CDS encoding ORF6C domain-containing protein: protein MSKKKSKKDNVLIETVKMQGEQAMQLVKQAKFNQNLLDEVIGLKDEMDRNVRKTNQKLTDIELLVEEVNKKVHIDDGEATKIKSIVFRKAGVFADFYFEEQKTHPSDNLFASKKGQFIRLMYSRLKKAFNVTKYTNIKHVDAEKAVKFLEDLSYDDFTKFEIRETPKQKELIALEKGFKEIG, encoded by the coding sequence ATGAGTAAGAAGAAAAGTAAGAAAGACAACGTTCTTATCGAGACAGTAAAAATGCAAGGCGAACAAGCTATGCAACTCGTCAAACAAGCGAAATTTAACCAAAACTTATTGGATGAAGTGATTGGTTTGAAAGACGAAATGGATAGAAATGTTAGAAAGACTAATCAAAAGCTAACTGACATTGAGTTGCTTGTCGAAGAAGTCAACAAGAAAGTCCATATTGATGACGGTGAAGCTACGAAAATCAAAAGCATTGTTTTCCGAAAAGCTGGCGTGTTTGCTGACTTCTACTTTGAAGAACAGAAAACACATCCAAGTGATAACTTGTTCGCATCTAAGAAGGGGCAATTTATTCGCTTGATGTACTCACGCTTGAAGAAAGCTTTTAACGTCACAAAATACACTAACATCAAGCACGTTGACGCTGAGAAGGCAGTTAAGTTTTTGGAAGATTTATCTTACGACGATTTTACAAAATTTGAAATTCGTGAGACACCAAAACAAAAAGAGCTTATCGCTCTAGAAAAAGGATTTAAAGAAATCGGGTAA
- a CDS encoding excisionase, with amino-acid sequence MEITYKPVGVNETAEWGDYDHLMQRWEGLGKSMAKNLIREMRDNKDFKNYVVNPTHKLVFINYEGFKSFIEWKTRNRFKEKKHGKQSSY; translated from the coding sequence ATGGAAATTACTTACAAACCAGTCGGAGTTAACGAGACCGCTGAGTGGGGGGACTACGACCACCTCATGCAGCGGTGGGAAGGTCTAGGAAAGTCAATGGCAAAGAACCTCATTCGAGAAATGAGGGACAACAAAGACTTCAAAAACTATGTAGTAAACCCAACGCACAAACTGGTTTTCATCAACTATGAAGGGTTTAAGTCCTTCATAGAGTGGAAAACTAGAAACAGATTCAAGGAGAAAAAACATGGCAAACAATCATCATATTAG
- a CDS encoding DnaD domain protein yields MTKNKTKTKVYFWLKFDKKFFDNLFIKRLRNMSGGYAMTVIYIRLMLESLETDCVLYYEGYLDNLIQELALKLDVSEDDVNMTMAYFTKCGLIQIDTDGNAKFPQAEALLEQETNWARYQRENRKKKVGQIPTKLDNVQPMSNQCPTEIEIEKEKDTELKIDIETEVEAESRKPSSAADGQSDLNIFEYYQERIGPLDGYQMEKLKDYIDLDKMETMLVKRAIDRAADNSKRSFGYINSILKSWAQNGIKTIAQQDEEQRSFEGRKNNDNQTAKFGPACSKY; encoded by the coding sequence ATGACTAAGAATAAAACTAAAACTAAAGTCTATTTTTGGCTTAAATTTGATAAAAAATTCTTTGACAACTTGTTTATTAAACGACTTAGGAACATGAGCGGTGGCTATGCAATGACCGTAATTTATATCCGACTCATGCTTGAGAGTTTAGAAACTGATTGCGTTCTGTATTATGAAGGCTATTTGGACAACTTAATTCAAGAGCTAGCACTTAAGTTAGATGTTAGCGAGGATGATGTCAACATGACAATGGCTTACTTTACAAAATGTGGTCTTATCCAAATCGACACAGACGGAAATGCTAAATTTCCGCAAGCTGAAGCTTTGCTCGAACAAGAAACAAACTGGGCACGATACCAGCGAGAGAATCGAAAAAAAAAAGTTGGACAAATTCCAACCAAATTGGACAATGTCCAGCCGATGTCCAACCAGTGTCCAACAGAGATAGAGATAGAGAAAGAGAAAGATACAGAGTTAAAAATAGATATAGAGACAGAAGTAGAAGCAGAGAGTAGAAAGCCATCTTCTGCTGCTGATGGTCAATCTGATTTAAATATCTTTGAATACTATCAAGAAAGGATTGGGCCACTAGATGGCTATCAAATGGAAAAACTAAAAGATTACATTGATTTAGATAAGATGGAAACCATGTTAGTCAAACGTGCCATAGATAGAGCGGCTGACAATTCTAAACGCTCTTTTGGATATATCAATTCTATCTTAAAATCTTGGGCACAGAATGGAATCAAAACAATTGCCCAACAAGACGAAGAACAGCGAAGTTTTGAGGGCCGTAAGAATAACGACAACCAAACCGCTAAATTTGGACCAGCTTGCAGTAAGTATTAA
- a CDS encoding ATP-binding protein, producing the protein MSLEQTARQMRQLYMTTSDKYCEKHNRNFVTIQLPNSKPYTVCETCHREEQERQNSIKAQEQFEREQEQKRLYFLKDFSLMDDDLRSASFENYHAITKEQKEDLKNVRGQLKGYLDGLDYNIVLIGDTGVGKSHLAYSALKALSDHTKKMGLFINVVDLLAKIKEDFSLEAEYIRRISESEWLVLDDVGTEKVTEWSSGILYSILNKRTKTIITTNLSPQDIMGTYGKRVYSRIFKKTGLGTTNEHVYKFKTQQDKRMML; encoded by the coding sequence ATGAGTTTAGAACAGACAGCTAGACAGATGCGACAGCTATATATGACTACTAGTGATAAATACTGCGAGAAGCACAATCGAAACTTTGTCACTATTCAGCTACCAAACAGCAAGCCATACACTGTATGTGAGACGTGCCATCGTGAAGAGCAAGAGCGACAGAATTCTATTAAAGCACAAGAACAGTTTGAGCGTGAGCAAGAGCAGAAACGTCTATACTTCCTAAAAGATTTCAGTTTGATGGATGATGATTTGAGAAGTGCCAGCTTTGAAAATTACCACGCTATTACTAAAGAGCAAAAAGAAGACCTAAAGAACGTTAGAGGTCAACTAAAGGGATACCTAGACGGACTTGACTACAATATCGTCCTCATCGGTGATACTGGTGTCGGTAAGAGCCATCTAGCCTATTCAGCGCTTAAGGCCTTATCAGACCACACTAAGAAGATGGGGTTATTCATCAACGTTGTCGACTTGCTAGCCAAAATCAAGGAAGATTTCAGCCTAGAAGCAGAATACATCAGACGTATATCTGAATCTGAGTGGCTTGTATTGGATGATGTGGGCACTGAAAAAGTAACAGAGTGGTCTAGCGGTATCTTATACAGCATATTGAACAAGCGCACAAAGACAATCATAACGACAAACTTAAGCCCACAGGACATCATGGGCACATATGGTAAACGTGTATATTCAAGGATTTTCAAGAAGACTGGACTGGGAACTACTAACGAACACGTTTACAAGTTTAAAACACAGCAAGACAAGAGGATGATGCTATGA
- a CDS encoding ERF family protein translates to MEEMTFTELQQKMQLEKKKEGSAKYASRHVEDIYNVFKNLKSNWNVVVNYELVEFSGKTFIKAIATASNKDEKVQAQAFAELSPVPILKTRNGELKQMNEPQWVGAVQSYAGKYALQALFAIGEEDVDHFEVAEQSMRPNQNHNQMQSHQQANYINQQQHNQINQLIDELAKVTGQPVETVARYYLGKYKLNNFSELLTTGFDILANDIQDKIKQRKG, encoded by the coding sequence ATGGAAGAAATGACGTTTACTGAATTGCAACAAAAAATGCAGCTTGAGAAAAAGAAAGAAGGATCTGCAAAGTACGCTTCAAGGCACGTTGAAGACATTTATAACGTCTTTAAAAATTTGAAATCGAACTGGAACGTAGTAGTAAATTATGAACTTGTTGAATTTTCTGGAAAGACTTTCATCAAGGCGATTGCAACAGCATCTAACAAAGATGAAAAAGTGCAAGCACAAGCGTTTGCAGAGTTGTCTCCAGTGCCGATTTTGAAAACGCGCAACGGAGAGTTAAAGCAAATGAATGAGCCTCAGTGGGTAGGAGCTGTACAATCTTATGCTGGAAAGTATGCCTTGCAAGCATTATTTGCAATCGGAGAGGAAGATGTTGACCACTTCGAAGTGGCAGAACAGAGTATGAGACCAAACCAGAATCACAATCAAATGCAAAGCCATCAACAAGCTAATTATATCAACCAGCAACAGCACAATCAGATTAATCAACTAATTGATGAGTTAGCGAAGGTAACAGGTCAACCGGTTGAAACCGTGGCCCGTTACTATTTGGGAAAGTATAAGCTAAACAATTTTAGCGAATTGTTGACGACTGGGTTCGATATTTTAGCGAACGACATTCAAGATAAAATAAAACAACGGAAGGGTTAA